In Corylus avellana chromosome ca8, CavTom2PMs-1.0, the genomic stretch ataaacgggtcaacccgTTTATGACTCAAACCCGTTAAGAGTaaaccaaaatttaataatttcgTATCGGGTTCGCGAATCATGTCAAAATTATCAACCCTAACCAAGAGTAGCAGTAGCATTTCTCGATTCAAATCGTTGCAAAAATTGACCTTATTTCTTTCCTACTTAATCAACATTGtccaaatttttataaatttaacgGTATAAATAGTATCACCTCTACATAAATTGTTTGAAATCTAATTTTTACTTTGGAATAGGAAATTTTATGTCCTCTCAAATTGGAGGATTAATGGGAGGCAAAGAAGGGACAAAAGATTTTGCAGAATGGGAATTGGGATGCCCATGTGGCATCACATGTGGTGTCTGATAGCAAACCTATAGGAAAAGAATGTGACGCTGGGAAAAAAGAATGCAAAGAAGGTTGGTGGATGGAGATCCCCACACGGCACAGGCCGCTCCACCCCTCATTTGAATGTCAACTTACTCGACATCATGTGAGTCGTGACCGTGCAGTAGGGGACCGACGGGGATAAGAATGTCTTTTCTTAGGAGTAAAGCTACAATGCAACCGGTCCCATTGTACAACTGCCGACTGAATTGGATTGAATTTGATTGTTGATTGTATTGGTAGAGGTAGAGGTAGGGGATTAGGGGTCTAAAAAGAAATTGTATATAGGGTTGTTCATGCTGTGTGAATAGTAATacgaatttaaaaaaaaaaaattctaaaacagTAATATTCGTACTATTGTTCATCCAGCGTGAGCACTGTTCACTCACGCCAAGTGTTCTATATATCACAACTCAGTCCTTCTCCCtttccaaataataataataataataaaatacatgaATTGTTAAGCAAAAACCCAACTTGGCCTcccaaaatctcaaaaaaagagaaaaaaaaaaaattggtgatttGGTTTCTAAAAAGATTGAATAGAAAAAGTCTCCCATGACAtaattcttaaaacaaaaaagttaatgaatttttaaatccCAAACCCAAAGTTGTTAAGCCATcggccaatttttattttttaaaaattatatgttgGCCTCACCATATGACATGttttcacacttttttttttttttttttttgcctcttttGCTATTCTACTCTTCCCTTCCTTAGTTTTTTCTATTTGTGCCCCTACTTtccttccttttattttttattttttgctgagcaaatgttgactttttttttttagcatcttATGTTCCTTGTTCATGCAATTATCTTGTtgtttttcctctctttttttttattacaattttttttttttttttttggacaaatcaAACTAGAGAATCCATTAATTGTTCAGTTGTTTGTTAAAAGACCAATTTTATGACtaagttcatattttttttatggacagaaatttcctccaacccattttggaggaaatatcctccgacccatttaaaataatgacaagtctatataaacatttaaaagacacattaaattcttaacttcattaataacagtttactaatttagattaaatttaatgtgcattttaaatgtttatagatacttgacactattttaaatgggttgaaggatatttcatCTAGACtggtttaaaggaaatttctgactttttttttttttttggcttaaacTTATGCACAAACTTTTGTGAACTTAGAGGAAGAATAAGTTATATCAATGCATAAGATAAAACAATTTgcaaagaaaatatattatttaattaaggggaaaaaaaaaaaaaaatgtctctaCGATTTCATTGAGTTGCAAATCGTTCCCTGGATAagcaaaaaaacacaaataagttcctatatgccaaaaaaaaaaaaaaaaaaaaacacttgttctttgcaataaaaaaattttatatatatatatataaacaattgaaAGTGACTAAACCACCCCCAATAAAATGGCTGGATCAACCCAAGCCGACCAGAGGATACTCATGAAAGAGACCAATGGGTCAGACCCATCCCATGGAAGAGACCCGGACCCAACTGCAGACCCGCGGCCGTGGGCCTCTCCTCCATGAAAGAGGTGAATCATGAAACTCTTGTAATGTGTTGTCAACAGATTTTGTTGTACTAACTTCCCCTGGGGTGGCACAAGCATCCACAGTAAATTATAAAATGAGTATCCATTGGCTGCAAGCCTGCAGCCTGCCCATGCCTCATGGGGCGGGACcctattttcaattaattttttttttttttaatcttaaatgaCAAGTGTCACGGGACCAATAAATGGGGTGGGCaaatacccgccccgccccacCCTACCCGCCCATTTTCTCTAATAAAAATGAATGTGGATCCGAGTTGCGTTTTGGGATACTTGCACGAGACATGTCGGCTTACgggttgtagtttttttaaccCCCGGATACCCGACCTCCCTCAACTAGTCAACCTCACTCAGTGCCGCTCCCATTTAGCCGTGCTTAGTGTCCACTAGAGctttgatatgttttttttttttttttttttattttgggtctcTTTCGCTCCGATCAGTTTGGGTTTGTGGTGCCACAAATCGATTCACTCACTGCCACAAACCAAAGGCAGTGATTTGTGGGTTTGAGGGAGATGGAGGAGTGAGAGTTGGAGAGAAATGAGGGAGATGGGGGCGTTGAAATCGCCCAACCCAGCCCGCCCTACTTGAAACTCGACAGATTTGGTGACTTGAATCTGGGTAGCGGGTAGGGTTTTCCAAACCCGCTGGGCTCAGGTCGAGTAGCCGAAAAGTCCAAAACTCGCCTCAAACCGACCTGTGCCCACCCCTAATTAACAGCATGGTCCCTCATAACCACCACAATAGGTCAGAGGTGGCCGTGCATATGTGCACCACCCGTACTACTCTACTAGATAGGCGTGGTTGAGTTGCCACCTCAATCTAGTATTTGTTTCTATACACTtgcttttattttctcaaagtaAATGTATTTaaagtatgtttgagattgtatttcataaatagaacttttaagtcaaaaaacactttttggcaaaaagtttcattttttaagtttttgccaaaaatgcattttggccatttttttaccattaaaagcacttttaatctgttttaccaaacgagtaattttttcttcaaatgaattttttgaatgttaaatgcacttttaacccTCTCAAACGCACACCAAAAAATGCccttagtatttttattattttaaaccaTGCCCAAGACCACTTATATAGTGATCCACAAGATTAAGcttctcttcaaataaaaattcatgtcAGCGGTtcgttttgtcaaattttattgtGTTATGTAagattagaatattaatttgatggattattaaaaaaaaaaaaatgtgtgagcTCAAGTTGGGATGAAACCTGAATATTTggttaatataatttattttcataatttaaaaaaaattgaacatttgGACGAGGGAGAATTCAGCTTAAGGATATTCCAACGGATAAAGTTTTCTACCAAATAGCGTTTCGAGGAATATTATCCAATTTACTAAGAGAAAAATTTTAGTTCCTaaattttcttgcaattttaatttagtttttaggtttttaatttCGACAATAAAGTCCTCAAGTTTTTCTTGGGTTTTAAATAACTCTCTTTATCAACCTATCatccaattattattattattgaacaaATTAATTAGCAGTAGTATGTCATatcaaattaatcaattaatgttATATAGCTCTCGTTTGATATGTCATGTACCCACCATCCATACTACATGACACTTTTAcgttaaattacaaattatatttgttaaacctatataatttttttttatgttatacttgtaattttaaaaaagtaactATATAACGTGATACCTACTATGGTTACATCGTAGTGTCATGcgatattaattaattggtatgaaATGACATACCGTTAATTAATTAGACATTAATTTCactcattttttattgttaaaaaaaaaaaagcttaaaaaaaaaaaaaaaaacaaaacaaaaaaaactcaacaTTCCCAAGGGTCAGGTGACCCACGGCCATTTGGGtggaatttgttttgttttttttgttttttgtttaaataaaaattatgataaaacaaaacaaaaccatttaATTTCGGTTCCACTGCAACTGTTTACTGGTATTTGCCAAAGGTCACTGTCCTAACTCTTGAGCCACCAATCGGTTTGTCTTTTTCGTCTGATTGATCCTTTCGTATGTTTTGTCTTATTGTGATATGGGCAATTTATTTTCCGTTTGTTCTTTTACAATcatttgttttgtcattttgtgaaaatacatgTGACAATGAAAAGGTTGTTGACATGGTTTGGATTGGAGTAGAAGCTAATGTCTTCTTGTGGGTTTGGAAGGCCATGGAGGTGGTTATAGAGGGTCCTAAAGATGTGGGTTCATAGTAACGTTGTTGATGATGTATGTTAGAACAATTTTATGTCTAACTGTTTCCGATATGGTGTGAACTAAGCGTTCTTGGGAGCATTCTTTCTTAATCTTCAATACATCATCGTGCATTCCAAATAGCTGCAAAAGAATAGGGGTGTCAAAAGATTCGCCGGCGTCTATGCTAGGGaaactccgatgcttaagtcagtttATGGGAAAAAGATTATGCTTTAATGTACAATAATTCTATCTACTCAATGGGACTAATCGAACTCTATTCCGTATTGTATAGTATGCGAGTTTGAGAGAGTATAAGAAGATGTTTTTGTACCTTGTATAGGGGCTGATTTATAGGCCGAAGAGTTTAGGTAGACTTTGACTAATTCTTCTTATTTGAGTTGATTTTGGAGTCCTGAGAGCTAGAATTGGACTTCAGCTCCTCTTTCAATTTAGACTTTGAGTAGGATTACTTGACCTTGATTATTCCAATAGAACTCCACTTGGATTGTATTTCATGCTATTCAATTAATAGCCAAGTGAGCCTGTCATTAGCCCTAAGGCCCAAAATCAAATGGCGTgtaatgtaattttattttcaacaatGTACATGTGGCTTTTTGGGAGAAAGAGTTGGGGTTGAAGAGAAGGGTGAGTTACAGAAAAAGAGTGGCTTTATACATAGGAGGAGGCAGTGCTGTGGCTTTGACGGTGGTCATAGGTGGATAGGTGGAGGAGGCGAAAGTAAGTAGATATGGTTTATgtctttatgaaaaaaaaagcaacatcCCTTTTGTCGATAATGAAGAATAGGTGTTGATCCAATGTTTTAgtgtgtattttattttgtgttacaAGCTTATGTGTCAAACAAATATTGGATGCCGTAAAATAAAGAGTTTACAGCCTATCCTGCTAATGAGGGCTCTCTTTGGGAAAAAGGTTCAAAACATCATTTTAGTGGGCTAATTGCTCAGGCCCATTTCCTTATCGCGACAGCCTTATTGGGCCTTAGGCCGGGGACTTTTCTCTTCGTCTTCGTcggtttttttgttgttgttgctggtGTTGCAGTGTGTGCAAAATGTTTCTCTCTCGGTAACTGACGCGCCAAAACATACAATTTTAGTGGGCTAAATGCTCAGGCCCATTTACTTATCGTGATTGGGCCATGAGCCGGGGACGTTTTCTTCGTCTTcgtcgttttgttttttttggttggtgtGTGTGCaaaatgtttctctctctctgtaactGACGCGCCGATCTCACTCTCATTATGCGTTCCATTCCGTCTCTGAAATGGGCTGCGGCGATCACGATAGGCTCGGGCCTAGGGCTCCTACACTGGTCTTCCACCCCCGATTCCGAATCTGATTCCAATTCCGATTCCGATTCCGCTTTCTTCAAGAAGCCTCTTTTGTCTTTCGCCGACTGGTCAGCGACCGCCTCTGAATCTGCCTCTGCATTTCGCAAATTAGCACTGCCTGAAAGCCCTAAATACCTCTTTGGAGGTATTTGGTCacaataattattcaaatgcttattttttaggtgtgtttgatttttttttggatcggCTATTCAAATTCATTGAGTTGTTACTCGTTGTTGTGGTTGCAGATGCATATAGGAGAAAGATTTTCTTTAACTATGAGAAGCGCATCAGGTTGCGAAGTCCTCCTGAAAAGGTGACCATGACATACAAATTCACattgtttcattctttgtaCCTAATTTGAGATGTTGTTAATCGGCATTAATATCCAGCTAAATTGTTTCCTTCATCAATTTGTGTTACTCAGCTTGAAAATCTTGGTATAGGGTTATTTATATTGTTTCCTTCATCAATTTGTATAGGGATTGATCGTTTGCTAATACTTGGTTATAAAGTTGTTTGGGTTATTGTTACTTGTATACTTTTACTTCTACTTGAACTTAGAGCCTATACAGTACATTGggttaataaaaaaaggtttttgaggttttgttttttggtgaaTACAAATCCTATTGACAATGTCTTTTGCCACTCTTGCATGCAGGTTTTTGAGTACTTTGCATCTTTTTCGTCACCGGAAGGAGAATTACTTATGACACCAGAAGATCTAATGCGGGCAGTTGTTCCTGTTTTCCCTCCATCAGAGTCCAACCTTGTTAGAGATGGATATTTGAGAGGAGAAAGGAGCCCTGGTGACTTACGATGTGATCCTTCGgatttttttatgctttttgatGTGAACAATGATGGACATATATCTTTTAAAGAGTGAGTTGCCTATTTTTATTCTCTTCTATGTCAATATCTTGTTATAAAAGGAGGATCTAggggtttctttttttgggtgggggcgAATCAATAGATTATTTGGTAATTTGGTAAGtgtattatataatttttcttctttttgagtGTACGGTTCTTATGATTTTCTCTGTAACAGGTATATCTTTTTTGTGACGCTACTCAGCATTCCAGAGTCGAGCTTTTGTGTGGCATTCAAAATGTTTGACATTGACAATAATGGGTTGGTAGTAATGAATCCTTTTGCATATTGATATTATTTAGTCGCAAGATGGAGGTTTCATTTACTCAGTAGCATTAATATGCTTATTGTAAATTGTTACTTTTGCTTTTGGGTCTTGTATGGTCCACTTGTCACTTTTAAACTTCATTATCGGTTTAAGGCGTTAATTCACACACATTGAGCTGATCTATTGGCTGCCATTGGTTATCTAGTAGTAAGTTATTTTGATGATTAGTATTTGACTGTAAAGGGAAGGGAAGCCTTGGACGTTTAGAATTTAGAATTGCAATAGTTTTGTATTTCTCTACAATCATTTTCCATTACTacttattgatattttttatttcaatatgtCAATGCAATAAGTCCAACCAGAAGCAGTCTTCATGGGGTTTATGACTGCAATTTTAAAGTAttattcttttttgataagttatttTGATGATTATTCTTTGAAGCGACTAAGAGCAATTTCATTCTCATAAAATATACAACAAcatcaaaacttaaaaatgactgatttttttaaaagtatcaTTAACTTAGAACTACTGATATTTAAAGTATTATTTTATGCATGCTGACTTCTAGATTGGTAATCTTTTACTCAATTTACTTAACTCTTCAGGCTGCTCTTCTTTCctgttcatcttcttcttcacatcTTTGACCTTCTATATCCATATGCAGGGAGATAGATAaggaagaattcaagaaagtGATGGCTTTAATGCGAGCTCATCATAGACAAGGGGCTCAACACAGGGAAGGGCTTCGAACTGGGTTAAAATTTCGTGGTTCTGTAGAAAATGGAGGCCTGGTGGAGTTTTTCTTTGGTAAGTATGGAAAGGAACGCCTCCAACACGATAAATTTTTCCAATTTATGCGGGATTTGCATGATGAGGTAAGTTGCCTGCCCCTTCTCCAAATTGTTAATAGCTTTGAAACTTATTTTGTTATCAATAGTGGCCACTTCGCTTGTTGCCACTAGGTTTGTGAAACCTTAAATTAGCAATCCTAACTTAAGTAATAAAAGGGTTAAGATTGAGCCAGAATTAGTGAAATAAAACCATCTAAGATGAAGATACCTTATTTTGTAATTGGGCCTCTGGCAATAACTGATTACTGAAAGATAGAGATCAAAACAGATTTCATTTTATGATTCATCATTGTGCAAATTATAAGGAAAACTACGGGTAGTGGCTTCACATGTTAATGAATGGAATGGATGATGAAAATCAATGATGTACTGTAGCAGTAGTAATACTTGTAGTAAGTTCTGACTTCCAAACAAAAACCATAAATGAAATCACGTTTGTTTACAATTGGTACTGTCCTTTTACTCTTGAATGTAGTCTGTATATGCTAATGTGCATCACCCCAGGAAGGGAGAAATGCTACTAATGTCTACAAAGTTGATGAGGAATAAAATGAACATTTGGAACATCAAATATAGGTGGACAGCAGTACTGTCCTTTTATTTGCATATGTACTTGTATGTGCTAAATGCATCACCGCAGAAGCGAATACAATTACTGCTAATGTGAAGAACTTTGGTTGTAAATTGAAAAGCTGTATGGCTAGGGGGTTTTTCAATCTTGTCTGTATTTGGATTG encodes the following:
- the LOC132190496 gene encoding calcium uptake protein, mitochondrial-like isoform X2, giving the protein MRSIPSLKWAAAITIGSGLGLLHWSSTPDSESDSNSDSDSAFFKKPLLSFADWSATASESASAFRKLALPESPKYLFGDAYRRKIFFNYEKRIRLRSPPEKVFEYFASFSSPEGELLMTPEDLMRAVVPVFPPSESNLVRDGYLRGERSPGDLRCDPSDFFMLFDVNNDGHISFKEYIFFVTLLSIPESSFCVAFKMFDIDNNGEIDKEEFKKVMALMRAHHRQGAQHREGLRTGLKFRGSVENGGLVEFFFGKYGKERLQHDKFFQFMRDLHDEILRLEFAHYDYKLRGTISAKDFALSMVASADMSHLELRRKLEPLSLALFSFGEVNGLLTRKDFQRAASQVCNLSLSDNVVEIIFHVFDTNRDGNLTYDEFVRVLYKRERDITRPVEEGVPGLLSCFRNRSNDFSFSRFLS
- the LOC132190496 gene encoding calcium uptake protein, mitochondrial-like isoform X1; protein product: MRSIPSLKWAAAITIGSGLGLLHWSSTPDSESDSNSDSDSAFFKKPLLSFADWSATASESASAFRKLALPESPKYLFGDAYRRKIFFNYEKRIRLRSPPEKVFEYFASFSSPEGELLMTPEDLMRAVVPVFPPSESNLVRDGYLRGERSPGDLRCDPSDFFMLFDVNNDGHISFKEYIFFVTLLSIPESSFCVAFKMFDIDNNGEIDKEEFKKVMALMRAHHRQGAQHREGLRTGLKFRGSVENGGLVEFFFGKYGKERLQHDKFFQFMRDLHDEILRLEFAHYDYKLRGTISAKDFALSMVASADMSHLGKLLDRVDELNNVPQLSDIRITFEEFKHVAELRRKLEPLSLALFSFGEVNGLLTRKDFQRAASQVCNLSLSDNVVEIIFHVFDTNRDGNLTYDEFVRVLYKRERDITRPVEEGVPGLLSCFRNRSNDFSFSRFLS